The Cohaesibacter intestini genome has a window encoding:
- a CDS encoding methyltransferase family protein: MIPLLPPALTALLTIAPLSLLGLPAPSGLQIAPFWLVWTGAALCIPAGLLIALVGKIQFHRNDSEIHPFRTPRNLVTGGLFRISRNPMYLGFLLHLTGIALLVNLWPALLAPLAFFAAANLWYIPHEEQAAIDSFGEAYITYCNNVRRWL; the protein is encoded by the coding sequence ATGATCCCGTTGCTTCCCCCTGCTCTGACGGCGCTGCTGACCATCGCACCCCTGTCCCTGCTGGGCCTTCCCGCCCCATCTGGCCTGCAGATAGCCCCCTTTTGGCTTGTCTGGACAGGCGCAGCCTTGTGCATACCGGCCGGACTTCTCATCGCCCTTGTCGGCAAGATACAGTTCCATCGCAATGACAGCGAAATCCACCCTTTCCGTACACCGCGCAATCTGGTCACCGGCGGTTTGTTTCGCATCAGTCGCAACCCGATGTATCTGGGCTTTCTGCTGCATCTCACGGGCATCGCCTTGCTCGTCAATCTCTGGCCCGCCCTGTTGGCACCTCTTGCCTTTTTCGCGGCAGCCAATCTCTGGTACATCCCACACGAAGAACAAGCCGCGATAGACAGTTTCGGCGAGGCCTACATAACCTATTGCAACAATGTCAGGAGGTGGCTCTGA
- a CDS encoding TetR/AcrR family transcriptional regulator, whose product MARPRIDADRVKEQIIEIARELVIESGGKRLVLSDIADRMGVSQPYIYTHFKNKQALFAVLAERWFTELEEAGQAICATERAWQCKLRDLIQTFLTIKKAEYERDPALFVACLELASPHRDIIERHVAHLHSLVRQILTEIVPPSQLNTMAHMVLDATSAFRVPYEIARAPERATPERAEEVIAALIHYLESCFAENLTTSDILSDPSNADAHPASNQASRTQKTVILPV is encoded by the coding sequence ATGGCACGCCCACGCATCGACGCCGACCGCGTCAAGGAACAGATCATCGAGATTGCCCGTGAACTGGTCATCGAATCCGGTGGCAAGCGTCTCGTCCTGTCCGACATCGCCGACCGAATGGGGGTCTCCCAACCCTATATCTATACCCACTTCAAGAACAAACAGGCCTTGTTCGCCGTTTTGGCCGAGCGCTGGTTCACCGAGCTGGAAGAAGCGGGCCAAGCCATCTGTGCCACCGAGCGTGCATGGCAATGCAAACTGCGCGATCTGATCCAGACCTTCCTGACCATCAAGAAGGCAGAATATGAAAGAGACCCGGCTTTGTTTGTTGCCTGTCTGGAATTGGCGTCGCCCCATCGTGACATTATCGAACGCCATGTCGCCCACCTGCACAGTTTGGTGCGGCAAATACTGACCGAGATCGTCCCACCGTCCCAGCTCAACACCATGGCCCATATGGTACTGGATGCCACATCGGCCTTTCGCGTTCCCTATGAAATTGCTCGTGCCCCCGAGCGTGCAACGCCAGAACGAGCCGAAGAGGTGATCGCCGCTCTGATCCACTATCTCGAAAGCTGCTTTGCAGAAAATCTCACCACAAGCGATATCCTGTCCGATCCGTCAAATGCAGACGCGCACCCTGCCTCCAATCAGGCATCCCGGACGCAGAAGACGGTTATTCTCCCGGTCTAA
- a CDS encoding error-prone DNA polymerase, producing MSAPDDQVQSKNAGTAAQGKSAQGTPASGPHPGPQPGAVSAQQFEQLRPQLYSELCVMSNFTFLKGASHPEELVTRTAELGLEAIAITDRNSLAGVVRAYSALKELQRESNEAIKVRSSQRINPSSRAVLDTPHQQPLTRPEGVKLPRLIVGARLVLEDSSLDWVALPTDRAAYERLTRLLTLGKRRAGKGACHLLHGDMLGGCSGMMLIALPQQGLGHGDVVAHIKAAVQRFPGSVFLGAAPAYNGSDQLYFDACSSLAYRLAAPMVAVGDVLMHHGKRRQLADVLTCMREHITIDEIGARALPNAERRLKGAADMVRLYRRHPAALRRANEIARRCNFCLSELSYQYPDEVAGDEGPQARLERLTRQGLKRRYPQGVPEQSQKLADKELALVEKLGFAAYFLTVHDIVAFAKGQDILCQGRGSAANSILCYALGITDVAPETITMVFERFVSEHRGEPPDIDVDFEHERREEVIQHIYQKYGRHRAGLCATVIHFRSRSAIREVGKVMGLSQDVTAALSGQIWGWSNEGVDMGRMRELGLEPGDRRLMQTLRLIAEIVGFPRHLSQHVGGFIITKGRLDDLCPIENAAMEDRTIIEWDKDDIDALGILKVDILSLGMLTCIRKSFDLLRSHEGLDFVIGTVPQEDKATYDMLCVADAVGVFQVESRAQMNFLPRMRPRRFYDLVIEVAIVRPGPIQGGMVHPYINRRQGREPVHYPSAELEAVLGKTLGVPLFQEQAMQIAIVAAGFSAEEADRLRRSLATFRRMGTIHSFRERFMGGMMARGYDRDFAERCFSQIEGFGEYGFPESHAAAFAMLAYVSAWLKCHHPAIFACALLNSQPMGFYAPAQIVRDAREHGIEVRPICVNHSGWDNGLERRGDGAWALRLGFRQIKGFSQEDAVWIEAARGNGYPDPQSLWQRAGLSSAALERLAEADAFVSMEMDRREALWQVKALSGLKPLPLFNDPIDGECITEPKVVLPSMHLGEEVVEDYVATRLSLRAHPMELLRPSMPDLTCHGELLTCTQKKVSVCGLVVTRQRPGTASGVIFVTLEDETGVSNVVVWPKVYKAFRRAVIAGRLLRVHGYLQKEGIVVHLIAERVEDLSHRLSELGHPLDDAVGITNPQADEAPRVKPSKALARSRSVARARHPREQAKKLFPSRDFH from the coding sequence ATGAGCGCCCCAGATGATCAGGTGCAGAGCAAGAACGCTGGCACAGCGGCGCAAGGAAAGTCAGCCCAAGGAACACCGGCCAGCGGCCCGCATCCCGGACCTCAGCCCGGTGCGGTTTCTGCGCAGCAATTCGAGCAATTGCGACCGCAGCTCTATTCCGAGCTTTGCGTGATGTCCAATTTCACCTTCCTCAAGGGCGCTTCGCATCCGGAGGAATTGGTGACACGGACCGCTGAACTGGGATTAGAGGCGATCGCCATCACCGACCGCAATTCACTGGCCGGGGTGGTGCGGGCTTATTCTGCGCTGAAAGAATTGCAGCGCGAAAGCAACGAGGCGATCAAGGTGCGCTCGAGCCAGCGGATCAATCCCTCGAGCCGCGCGGTGCTAGACACTCCCCATCAGCAGCCTTTGACCCGGCCCGAAGGCGTGAAACTGCCCCGGCTGATTGTTGGGGCACGGTTGGTGCTGGAAGATAGCAGTCTTGACTGGGTGGCGCTGCCGACGGATCGGGCCGCTTACGAGCGGCTGACCCGCTTGCTGACCCTTGGCAAAAGGCGGGCGGGCAAGGGCGCGTGCCATTTGCTGCATGGGGACATGCTGGGCGGCTGTTCGGGGATGATGTTGATTGCCCTGCCGCAGCAAGGGCTTGGCCATGGGGATGTGGTGGCGCACATCAAGGCGGCGGTGCAGCGCTTTCCCGGCTCGGTCTTTTTAGGCGCGGCGCCTGCCTATAATGGCTCGGATCAGCTCTATTTTGATGCTTGCTCAAGCCTTGCCTATCGGCTGGCCGCGCCGATGGTGGCGGTGGGGGATGTGTTGATGCATCACGGCAAAAGGCGGCAACTGGCTGATGTGCTGACCTGCATGCGCGAGCATATCACCATCGATGAAATCGGCGCGCGCGCCCTGCCCAATGCGGAGCGACGGTTAAAGGGGGCGGCGGATATGGTGCGGCTTTATCGGCGGCATCCGGCGGCGCTCAGGCGGGCCAATGAAATTGCCCGGCGTTGCAATTTTTGTCTCAGCGAATTGAGCTATCAATATCCCGATGAGGTGGCGGGGGACGAGGGGCCGCAGGCGCGGCTTGAACGCCTGACCCGGCAAGGTCTCAAGCGGCGCTATCCGCAAGGGGTGCCAGAGCAATCGCAAAAGCTGGCCGACAAGGAGCTGGCGCTGGTCGAAAAGCTCGGCTTTGCTGCCTATTTTCTGACGGTGCATGACATTGTTGCCTTTGCCAAGGGACAGGACATTCTGTGTCAGGGGCGTGGGTCGGCGGCCAATTCCATTTTGTGCTATGCGCTGGGCATCACCGATGTGGCGCCGGAAACCATCACCATGGTGTTTGAGCGCTTTGTCTCGGAGCATCGCGGCGAGCCGCCGGATATTGACGTCGATTTCGAGCATGAGCGGCGCGAAGAGGTGATCCAGCATATTTATCAGAAATATGGTCGCCACCGGGCGGGGCTTTGCGCCACGGTCATTCATTTCCGCTCGCGCTCGGCGATCCGCGAGGTCGGCAAGGTGATGGGGCTGTCGCAGGATGTGACAGCGGCTCTGTCCGGCCAGATCTGGGGCTGGTCAAATGAGGGCGTCGATATGGGGCGGATGCGGGAGCTGGGGCTGGAACCCGGCGATCGGCGGCTGATGCAGACCTTGCGGTTGATTGCCGAGATTGTCGGCTTTCCGCGCCATCTGTCCCAGCATGTGGGCGGCTTTATCATCACCAAGGGGCGGCTGGATGACCTTTGCCCGATCGAGAATGCGGCGATGGAAGACCGCACCATCATCGAATGGGACAAGGATGACATTGATGCGCTGGGTATTTTGAAGGTCGATATTCTGAGCCTTGGCATGCTGACCTGCATCCGCAAGAGCTTTGATCTGTTGCGCAGCCATGAGGGGCTGGATTTTGTCATCGGCACGGTGCCGCAGGAGGATAAGGCAACCTATGACATGCTGTGCGTTGCCGATGCGGTGGGGGTGTTTCAGGTGGAAAGCCGGGCGCAGATGAATTTCCTGCCGCGGATGCGTCCGCGGCGCTTTTATGATTTGGTGATCGAGGTGGCGATTGTCCGGCCCGGTCCCATTCAGGGCGGCATGGTGCACCCTTACATCAATCGGCGGCAGGGGCGTGAGCCGGTGCATTATCCGTCGGCGGAGCTGGAAGCGGTGCTCGGCAAGACCCTCGGGGTGCCATTGTTTCAGGAACAGGCGATGCAGATCGCCATTGTGGCGGCAGGCTTTTCGGCCGAAGAGGCCGACCGGCTGCGGCGCTCGCTGGCGACTTTCCGGCGGATGGGGACGATCCATTCCTTCCGTGAGCGCTTCATGGGCGGGATGATGGCGCGGGGCTATGACCGGGACTTTGCCGAGCGCTGTTTTTCCCAGATTGAGGGTTTTGGCGAATATGGCTTTCCCGAAAGCCATGCGGCGGCCTTTGCCATGCTGGCCTATGTCTCGGCCTGGCTGAAATGCCATCATCCGGCGATCTTTGCCTGCGCCTTGCTCAATTCCCAGCCGATGGGTTTTTATGCTCCGGCGCAGATTGTGCGCGATGCGCGCGAGCATGGGATCGAGGTGCGACCCATTTGCGTCAATCACAGCGGCTGGGACAATGGGTTGGAGCGGCGCGGCGACGGGGCATGGGCCTTGCGGCTCGGTTTTCGCCAGATCAAGGGGTTTTCGCAGGAGGATGCGGTCTGGATCGAGGCTGCGCGAGGCAATGGCTATCCCGATCCGCAGAGCTTGTGGCAGCGGGCGGGTCTGTCCTCGGCGGCCTTGGAGCGGCTGGCAGAGGCCGATGCCTTTGTTAGTATGGAAATGGATCGGCGCGAGGCGCTCTGGCAGGTCAAGGCCTTGTCGGGCCTCAAGCCCTTGCCTTTGTTCAATGATCCGATTGATGGGGAATGCATCACCGAGCCGAAAGTGGTGCTGCCCTCAATGCATCTGGGAGAGGAAGTGGTGGAGGATTATGTCGCCACCCGCCTGTCGCTGAGGGCCCACCCGATGGAATTGCTGCGTCCTTCAATGCCGGATCTGACCTGCCATGGGGAGTTGCTGACTTGCACGCAAAAGAAGGTCAGCGTCTGTGGGCTGGTGGTGACGCGGCAAAGGCCGGGGACGGCGTCAGGAGTGATTTTTGTCACTCTGGAGGATGAAACCGGAGTGTCGAATGTGGTGGTCTGGCCGAAAGTCTACAAAGCCTTCCGCCGGGCGGTGATTGCCGGGCGGTTGCTGCGGGTGCATGGCTATTTGCAGAAAGAGGGCATTGTCGTTCATTTGATTGCTGAGCGGGTGGAGGATTTGTCTCACCGCCTGTCAGAGCTTGGTCACCCGCTGGATGATGCGGTGGGCATCACCAATCCTCAGGCCGATGAGGCGCCACGGGTCAAGCCCTCCAAAGCCTTGGCGCGGTCGCGCAGTGTGGCGCGGGCGCGGCATCCGCGTGAGCAGGCCAAGAAGCTGTTTCCAAGCCGGGATTTCCATTAA
- a CDS encoding LacI family DNA-binding transcriptional regulator has product MSKVEDIQEAIRRNGYRRSGKPRVTINDVADHLGMSKSTVSRALNGYNDIAELTRLRVAKAAAQLGYKPLAQAQAIRTGLIQSLGMVLNVGGHGSHRPFLANFIDGISRRASEENWTLTVATAENSEAVLETIERLSGERKVDGFILPRTREHDPRVDYLRSHDIPFIMFGRTGDDKDCGWFDIRGELAMEQAVERLYGLGHRRIGFINGLDYYMYARLRLQGYLAGLEKVGLPVDRALMRSNAVTKEDGLREGVALLSQPIRPTAIICAVDLAALGLYQAAKAANLDIGRDLSVMAYDGISEGEFASPPLTSFSVDNREAGRRLADLLIKRIRGAAPETLRQLGEAKLIERASDGPPVSP; this is encoded by the coding sequence GTGAGTAAAGTTGAAGATATCCAAGAGGCTATTCGGCGGAACGGCTACAGGCGCTCGGGCAAGCCGCGCGTGACGATCAATGACGTCGCCGACCATTTGGGTATGTCCAAGAGCACGGTGTCGCGGGCCTTGAATGGCTATAATGATATTGCCGAGCTCACCCGTCTGAGAGTGGCCAAGGCAGCCGCCCAGCTGGGTTACAAGCCCTTGGCGCAGGCGCAGGCGATCCGTACAGGGCTCATCCAGTCATTGGGGATGGTGCTCAATGTGGGGGGGCATGGCAGCCACCGTCCCTTCCTCGCCAATTTCATTGACGGTATTTCGCGGCGGGCCAGTGAGGAAAACTGGACACTGACAGTGGCGACGGCGGAAAATTCCGAAGCCGTTCTGGAGACCATCGAACGTTTGAGTGGCGAGCGCAAGGTGGATGGCTTCATCCTGCCGCGAACCCGTGAGCATGATCCGCGCGTTGATTATCTGCGGTCCCACGATATCCCCTTCATTATGTTTGGCCGCACTGGCGACGACAAAGACTGTGGCTGGTTTGATATTCGCGGCGAACTGGCAATGGAGCAGGCCGTCGAGCGCCTTTACGGGCTTGGTCATCGACGCATCGGTTTTATCAATGGGCTCGACTATTACATGTATGCCCGGCTGCGGCTTCAGGGCTATCTGGCCGGTCTGGAAAAGGTTGGGCTGCCGGTGGATCGGGCATTGATGCGGTCCAATGCCGTCACCAAGGAAGACGGGTTGCGCGAGGGAGTTGCCTTGCTGTCGCAACCCATCCGCCCGACGGCGATCATCTGTGCGGTCGATCTTGCCGCCCTTGGGCTTTATCAGGCGGCCAAGGCGGCCAATCTCGACATTGGACGGGACCTGTCGGTCATGGCCTATGACGGTATTTCGGAAGGCGAGTTTGCCTCGCCGCCGCTGACCAGTTTTTCCGTTGACAATCGCGAGGCAGGAAGACGCCTTGCCGATTTGCTGATCAAGCGCATCCGTGGGGCTGCGCCTGAAACTCTCCGCCAGCTGGGCGAAGCAAAATTGATCGAGCGAGCCTCTGACGGCCCGCCGGTCTCACCTTAA